A single Triticum dicoccoides isolate Atlit2015 ecotype Zavitan chromosome 2A, WEW_v2.0, whole genome shotgun sequence DNA region contains:
- the LOC119353813 gene encoding proteasome subunit alpha type-6-like yields the protein MSGRVGESSSRRRRTAAKPPRYDRSITVFSPEGRVFQVDYARNSVKLEGITSVAVRGADSVCVITQRTKAPADPLLDTADPAFMHLFQITERLGMLATGMPADGRALAQQARNEAAGFRHKWGYEMPPKMLAQWLGDRAQVRTQHAGMRPYRVVATVVGIDEEKGTPDLFTCDPAGQVLGHKATSVGLKDQEAIEFLEEAMAANSSLSFQETMEMAVSALRHVLEDNSQGHDIEVGVVRKNYPIFRTVLRRIYKNPLAGQSILDGEGQ from the exons ATGTCTGGCCGCGTCGGCGaaagcagcagccgccgccgccgcaccgcggCGAAGCCCCCGCGCTACGACCGCAGCATCACCGTCTTCTCCCCCGAGGGCCGCGTCTTCCAAGTCG ACTACGCCCGCAACTCCGTGAAGCTGGAGGGGATCACCTCCGTCGCCGTGCGCGGCGCCGACTCCGTCTGCGTCATCACCCAGCGGACCAAGGCACCGGCG GACCCGTTGCTGGACACAGCGGACCCCGCCTTCATGCACCTGTTCCAGATCACCGAGCGGCTTGGTATGCTGGCCACGGGAATGCCAG CTGACGGGAGAGCATTAGCTCAGCAGGCAAGGAACGAAGCTGCAGGGTTCCGTCACAAGTGGGGATATGAAATGCCTCCTAAGATGTTGGCGCAATG GTTGGGAGACAGAGCACAAGTTCGCACCCAGCATGCTGGCATGAGACCTTACAGAGTTG TTGCTACGGTCGTGGGAATTGATGAAGAGAAAGGAACTCCAGATCTCTTTACATGTGATCCTGCTGGACAAGTCCTTGGCCACAAG GCAACCAGCGTAGGTCTCAAGGACCAGGAAGCTATCGAGTTTCTCGAGGAAGCAATGGCGGCCAATTCTTCTTTATCATTCCAGGAAACCATGGAG ATGGCAGTGTCTGCACTGCGACACGTCCTGGAGGATAATAGCCAAGGCCATGACATCGAG GTGGGAGTTGTCAGGAAGAATTATCCGATCTTCAGAACGGTGTTGAGGCGCATCTACAAAAATCCGCTTGCAGGGCAGAGCATCCTGGATGGAGAAGGCCAGTAA
- the LOC119353812 gene encoding protein STRICTOSIDINE SYNTHASE-LIKE 4-like: MALGGLFGTAAVAVVVSLAVHVALNCPIQPLPSPRPPPPAARYRPNNLLQGLEKLGEGQLSAPEDVYVDAAAGGTLYTATRDGWLQRMHPNGSWEQWRFVGGTGLLGIAPSADGSVLVCDADKGLLRVEEGRVTILASTVEGSTIRFADEAIEASDGTVYFSDASTRFGFDRWFHAYVESQPTGRLLKYDPRTGKASVALDNLSFANGVALSRDEAFVIVCETGRFKCTRLWLKGDKTGQAETFVGDLPGSPDNIQLAPDGSFWIALIQRSPWLDLVMRWTFTKRVVASFPALLDAVHATGKGAMVAQVSEDGEVLRVLDDTEGKVINFITSVTEFNGDLFFGSLATNFVGKLSLAKVAQAQGQAAASS; encoded by the exons ATGGCGCTCGGTGGTCTGTTCGGCACGGCGGCGGTGGCCGTGGTCGTGTCGCTGGCGGTCCACGTCGCGCTCAACTGCCCCATCCAGCCGCTCCCGTCGCCGcggccgccaccgcccgccgcGCGCTACCGGCCTAATAACCTCCTCCAG GGGCTGGAGAAGCTGGGGGAAGGGCAGCTGAGCGCGCCGGAGGACGTGTACGTGGACGCGGCGGCGGGAGGGACGCTGTACACGGCGACGAGGGACGGGTGGCTGCAGAGGATGCACCCCAACGGGTCGTGGGAGCAGTGGCGGTTCGTCGGCGGCACGGGCCTGCTCGGCATCGCGCCCTCCGCCGACGGCAGCGTGCTCGTCTGCGACGCCGACAAG GGACTGCTGCGAGTTGAGGAGGGCCGTGTGACCATCCTCGCCTCAACGGTCGAAGGCTCCACGATCAG GTTCGCCGACGAGGCGATCGAGGCATCGGACGGCACGGTGTACTTCAGCGACGCCAGCACCAGGTTCGGCTTCGACCGGTGGTTCCATGCCTACGTCGAGTCCCAACCCACCGGCCGCCTCCTCAAGTACGACCCGCGCACCGGCAAGGCGTCCGTCGCGCTCGACAACCTCTCCTTCGCCAACGGCGTCGCCCTGTCACGGGACGAGGCCTTCGTCATCGTCTGCGAGACAGGGAG GTTCAAATGCACGAGGCTGTGGCTGAAGGGAGACAAGACCGGCCAGGCGGAGACGTTCGTCGGCGACCTTCCCGGGTCTCCGGATAACATCCAGCTAGCGCCAGACGGCTCCTTCTGGATCGCCCTTATCCAG AGGTCGCCGTGGCTGGACCTGGTCATGCGCTGGACGTTCACGAAGAGGGTCGTCGCCTCGTTCCCGGCGCTGCTCGACGCGGTCCACGCCACGGGGAAGGGGGCGATGGTGGCGCAGGTGTCGGAGGACGGCGAGGTCCTCCGCGTGCTCGACGACACAGAAGGGAAGGTGATCAACTTCATCACTTCAGTGACGGAGTTCAACGGAGACCTCTTCTTCGGGAGCCTCGCGACGAACTTCGTGGGCAAGCTATCTCTGGCCAAGGTAGCACAGGCACAGGGACAGGCGGCGGCTTCTTCCTAG